In Methylophaga thalassica, one genomic interval encodes:
- a CDS encoding calcium-binding protein, which translates to MAIKVFNSTEVLYTGTGDDDVVIGNDLTNIINGAGGNDFIYSGDGNDIVHGNAGDDVLLGGNGNDLLFGDAGDDIILGGSGNDNINGGSGDDIILGGLGDDTIIAGTGDDIISGGEGSDYIEGGESTAGDETVDGNVYFATSEDLLLGGAGNDTFVLSDADDYMAEDEEDVEESDELEEDDDDDDDDEAPAVSMAGSTSALDNDGNTARYTDVQEAEEGNGDAGFIVYDNVTGQFVALDSDEIAEQTETDVRLNIVTRPGSSEINTAATTIAGYNAADTIEFTESGDFSESIGFSGIERIELSDGVNITLSSEQLEANGESLSLGEINPGTHIFGTAGGESESVTIAFEYEEAEFEPEDDIVGASEVEYDYAGFSADEYSVANMFHNVDIIYDASEGEEGSFTRVDGGNETAGASETVYGSEGVDYGTMHSGDDTYYGGGGNDVLAGQSGADSLYGEEGDDIFLIGGFGSGNSGTTSAADDGNKEWIATGAKHDLIVGGDGVDTLRITTGVGADTKANGTIVLNDANFQGMEVVQVGGTVDQLNVENDALQMLNDHYYFAANGTVDDLDNSLGNNGGTIDNVVVDASGVTANGLRFEGNGNDNTFIGTTQDDVFVGNDGNDTLTGGDGADTFVFGQVHEQVVTGDDDEVQTYVDTAFNLTGIDTITDFLSGVDKIALNIDQFTSLTAGSFTADNLVCSVGAAAGDANDFLLFDTSTGALSYDADGSGSGAAVQFATLTGVTSLSASDIEVFA; encoded by the coding sequence ATGGCGATTAAAGTTTTTAATTCGACAGAGGTGTTGTATACCGGTACCGGTGATGATGATGTTGTTATTGGTAATGATCTGACTAACATCATAAATGGTGCTGGTGGTAATGATTTCATTTATTCCGGCGATGGCAATGATATTGTCCACGGCAATGCAGGAGATGATGTGCTTCTCGGTGGCAATGGTAATGATCTATTGTTCGGTGACGCGGGTGACGATATCATTCTGGGCGGTTCTGGGAATGACAATATTAATGGTGGCTCAGGTGATGACATCATTTTGGGTGGTTTAGGAGATGACACCATCATAGCCGGTACTGGTGACGATATTATTAGCGGTGGTGAAGGTAGTGATTATATCGAAGGTGGCGAGAGTACTGCTGGTGATGAAACAGTTGATGGTAATGTGTATTTCGCTACATCGGAGGACTTATTACTAGGCGGTGCTGGAAACGATACCTTTGTATTATCTGATGCTGATGATTATATGGCTGAAGACGAAGAAGACGTCGAGGAATCTGATGAGCTTGAAGAAGATGACGATGACGATGACGATGACGAAGCCCCAGCAGTAAGTATGGCTGGCTCTACATCTGCACTTGATAATGACGGTAATACTGCTAGATACACTGATGTACAAGAAGCCGAAGAAGGTAATGGTGACGCTGGCTTTATCGTTTATGACAATGTAACGGGTCAATTCGTCGCATTGGACAGTGATGAGATTGCAGAGCAGACAGAAACGGATGTTCGTCTGAATATTGTGACTCGTCCGGGTTCATCTGAAATCAATACAGCTGCAACTACAATTGCCGGTTATAACGCAGCTGACACGATTGAGTTCACCGAAAGTGGTGACTTCTCGGAGTCAATTGGCTTCAGTGGCATCGAACGCATTGAGTTAAGTGATGGTGTCAATATCACCTTGTCTTCTGAACAATTGGAAGCAAACGGTGAGTCATTAAGCCTAGGTGAGATAAATCCAGGTACACATATCTTCGGTACAGCAGGCGGTGAATCTGAATCTGTGACGATTGCTTTTGAATATGAAGAAGCTGAATTCGAACCAGAAGACGATATCGTTGGTGCCAGTGAAGTGGAATATGACTATGCAGGATTTTCTGCAGATGAATATTCTGTTGCCAATATGTTCCACAACGTCGACATCATCTACGATGCTAGCGAAGGTGAAGAAGGTAGCTTTACCCGTGTAGATGGTGGTAACGAAACAGCCGGTGCTTCTGAAACCGTTTACGGTAGTGAAGGTGTGGATTACGGCACCATGCATTCTGGTGACGACACTTACTATGGCGGTGGCGGCAATGATGTCTTAGCTGGTCAAAGTGGTGCCGATAGCCTGTACGGTGAAGAAGGTGATGATATCTTCCTTATCGGTGGTTTCGGTTCAGGTAATTCAGGTACAACCTCTGCGGCTGACGATGGTAATAAAGAATGGATTGCCACTGGTGCTAAACACGATCTGATCGTGGGTGGTGATGGTGTTGATACATTACGTATTACCACGGGTGTTGGTGCAGATACAAAAGCTAATGGCACTATCGTTTTAAATGACGCTAATTTCCAAGGAATGGAAGTGGTTCAAGTGGGTGGCACAGTTGACCAACTGAATGTGGAAAATGATGCATTGCAAATGTTGAATGACCACTACTATTTTGCTGCCAACGGTACTGTCGATGACTTAGACAATAGCCTGGGTAACAATGGCGGTACCATCGATAATGTCGTTGTTGATGCTTCTGGTGTAACTGCAAATGGTCTGCGTTTTGAAGGTAATGGTAATGACAATACCTTTATCGGTACAACGCAGGATGATGTTTTCGTCGGTAACGATGGTAACGATACGCTGACTGGTGGTGATGGCGCGGATACTTTCGTGTTTGGTCAGGTCCATGAGCAAGTCGTGACTGGCGATGACGATGAAGTTCAAACTTATGTAGATACTGCATTTAATTTGACTGGCATCGATACCATTACTGATTTCTTGAGTGGGGTAGATAAAATCGCACTCAATATCGATCAGTTTACGTCTCTAACAGCAGGTAGTTTCACTGCTGATAATCTGGTTTGTAGCGTAGGTGCAGCTGCTGGTGATGCGAATGACTTCTTGTTATTCGACACATCAACGGGTGCATTGAGCTATGACGCGGATGGCAGTGGCTCTGGTGCTGCTGTGCAATTTGCTACTTTGACAGGTGTGACTTCATTAAGCGCATCTGACATTGAAGTGTTTGCATAA
- the gspG gene encoding type II secretion system major pseudopilin GspG, producing the protein MPDVVIYLKQKHHQAGFTLLELLVVMVIIGLLAGYVGPKYFAQIGKSEVKTARAQIEALGKALDQYRLDVGHYPTTEQGLAALNTPPNNERKWQGPYLKKDVPNDPWDNPYFYQMPGTHSQYADYDLWSLGSDGASGGKDTAADIVSWR; encoded by the coding sequence ATGCCAGACGTTGTTATTTATTTAAAACAGAAACACCATCAAGCCGGATTTACCTTGCTGGAATTATTAGTCGTTATGGTCATTATCGGTTTGTTAGCCGGTTATGTTGGACCGAAGTATTTTGCTCAAATTGGTAAGTCCGAAGTGAAAACGGCCCGTGCTCAGATTGAGGCATTAGGTAAAGCTCTGGATCAATATCGTTTGGATGTTGGCCATTATCCAACAACAGAGCAGGGACTGGCTGCACTCAATACACCACCCAATAATGAACGTAAATGGCAAGGGCCATATCTTAAAAAAGATGTGCCAAACGATCCTTGGGATAACCCGTATTTTTATCAGATGCCGGGTACACATAGTCAGTATGCAGACTATGACTTGTGGTCATTAGGCAGCGATGGTGCCAGCGGTGGTAAAGACACGGCGGCAGACATTGTGAGCTGGCGTTAG
- a CDS encoding type II secretion system F family protein: protein MIFTMKVIHDGAVRLIEIEAGNANQARYLAERQGHHVLSINQQKSGALSLGLPQLKKTKFNVMLFSQELLALLESGLSLVEAIEALAEKETHAESKAVLNQIKAALFDGQPLSAALEKVPEVFTPLYIALIRSSERTGDMTTALSRHVAYQSQVDAMKKKIVSAAIYPVLLLVVGGLVVLFLLGYVVPKFSVIYESTNADLPWLSQLLLSWGQLLHSHGREAFMVFIASIAVMSYVLTRSFVRRFIMAKVWQIPKLGETLRIYQLARFYRTLSMLLRGGIPLITAMQMVSSLLQPLLRSKLALVANDVKEGKPLSNAMELHGMTTSISVRMLRVGERTGQMGDMMERIGVFYDDEIARAVEWFTKLLEPALMIIIGLVVGLVVVLMYMPIFELAGSIQ from the coding sequence ATGATTTTTACGATGAAAGTCATCCATGATGGTGCTGTCAGGCTGATAGAGATAGAAGCCGGTAATGCTAATCAGGCACGTTATCTGGCAGAAAGACAAGGCCATCACGTACTTTCAATCAATCAACAGAAAAGTGGGGCATTGTCTCTTGGTTTGCCTCAATTAAAAAAAACCAAATTCAATGTGATGCTGTTCAGCCAGGAATTACTGGCATTGCTTGAGTCCGGACTTAGTCTGGTTGAGGCCATAGAAGCCTTAGCTGAGAAAGAAACTCATGCCGAATCAAAAGCGGTATTAAATCAAATCAAAGCCGCTTTATTTGATGGACAACCCTTATCTGCAGCTCTGGAAAAAGTGCCAGAGGTATTTACTCCTTTATATATAGCCCTGATTCGTTCTAGTGAACGTACGGGGGATATGACAACGGCATTAAGTCGACATGTGGCGTATCAATCCCAAGTCGATGCAATGAAAAAGAAAATTGTCTCTGCAGCCATTTATCCAGTTTTATTACTGGTAGTCGGCGGCTTGGTGGTGTTGTTTTTACTGGGGTATGTCGTACCCAAATTCAGTGTGATTTATGAAAGCACCAATGCGGATCTGCCTTGGTTATCACAGTTATTACTGAGCTGGGGCCAGTTATTACACAGCCATGGACGTGAAGCGTTTATGGTGTTTATCGCCAGTATTGCTGTAATGAGTTATGTGCTGACGCGGTCGTTTGTACGTCGTTTTATTATGGCGAAAGTCTGGCAAATTCCTAAACTTGGCGAAACGCTGCGAATCTACCAGCTTGCCCGTTTTTACCGAACATTAAGTATGTTACTGCGTGGTGGTATCCCATTGATTACGGCTATGCAGATGGTGTCCTCGTTATTACAGCCTTTATTACGCAGCAAATTAGCCTTGGTGGCTAATGATGTGAAAGAAGGTAAACCTTTATCTAACGCCATGGAATTACATGGCATGACCACCTCGATTTCTGTCCGTATGTTACGGGTGGGGGAGCGTACCGGACAAATGGGCGACATGATGGAACGCATTGGCGTGTTCTACGATGATGAAATTGCCCGTGCGGTCGAATGGTTTACTAAATTACTTGAACCGGCTTTGATGATCATTATTGGTCTGGTGGTGGGCTTAGTCGTGGTGCTGATGTATATGCCGATTTTTGAATTGGCAGGGAGTATTCAATGA
- a CDS encoding GspE/PulE family protein has translation MNTAYHDITPGQTELVVEALTVEQLNQAKQLAQQSKQPLLKVLEEISELTPDVFVQALGLLVRYPVLTISQLYHLQPDFDVVPFTQAEKIGCLAVRDKHDALYLVHANPFEANLYSKLDLLVNEPATWALAQTEDLNVYLSHHEANMRALGDEVSEHHAEHNEDEQGIEDISLRSISEDTSPIVKFVRSTLYDALKAGASDVHLETDQNGLKVKYRIDGVLSHVGGIQGLAQAEQVISRVKVMSDLDIAERRIPQDGRFKVMALGREIDLRVSIMPSVLGEDAVLRVLDRQALSEEAQGLSLEILGFAPDIMARFRLLAEEPYGMLLVTGPTGSGKTTTLYGIISEINHGTDKIITIEDPVEYQLPGVLQIPVNEKKGLTFAKGLRSILRHDPDKIMVGEIRDNETAQIAVQSALTGHLVLTTVHANNVFDVIGRFTNMGVDPYNFVSAMNGILAQRLVRVNCPHCLTEDKPDAALVEKSGLNAEQISDFRFKKGQGCGQCHGLGFKGRKAIAELLCFNDEIRELIVTRQPVRKIKEAAYANGTRTMREAALLLVKNGETTLEEINRVTTLA, from the coding sequence ATGAATACGGCCTATCATGACATCACGCCTGGGCAAACTGAGCTTGTTGTGGAAGCACTGACCGTTGAGCAGCTGAATCAGGCGAAACAACTGGCACAACAAAGCAAGCAGCCTTTACTCAAAGTCTTGGAAGAGATCAGTGAGTTAACACCTGATGTGTTTGTGCAAGCGCTGGGATTATTGGTGCGTTATCCGGTGTTGACGATTTCTCAGCTCTATCACTTGCAGCCTGATTTTGATGTGGTGCCGTTTACGCAGGCGGAGAAAATCGGCTGCCTGGCGGTGCGTGATAAACATGACGCCTTATATCTGGTTCACGCAAATCCATTTGAAGCCAATTTGTATTCCAAGCTGGATCTGCTGGTGAATGAGCCTGCCACCTGGGCCTTGGCGCAGACCGAAGATTTAAACGTCTATCTTTCTCATCATGAAGCCAATATGCGTGCTTTAGGTGATGAGGTATCAGAGCACCATGCTGAGCATAATGAGGATGAGCAGGGTATAGAAGATATCTCCTTACGCTCAATCAGCGAAGATACCAGCCCGATTGTGAAGTTTGTACGCTCGACTTTATATGATGCGTTAAAAGCCGGTGCCAGTGATGTACATCTGGAAACGGATCAAAACGGGCTAAAAGTGAAATACCGTATTGATGGTGTATTGAGTCATGTTGGTGGCATTCAGGGACTGGCTCAGGCAGAGCAAGTGATTTCCCGTGTCAAAGTCATGTCTGATCTGGATATCGCTGAGCGTCGCATCCCCCAGGATGGTCGCTTTAAAGTGATGGCATTGGGGAGAGAAATTGATTTACGTGTGTCGATTATGCCCAGTGTGTTGGGTGAAGATGCGGTTTTACGGGTTTTAGACAGACAAGCATTAAGTGAAGAAGCTCAGGGACTGAGTTTAGAAATATTGGGTTTTGCTCCCGATATTATGGCCCGGTTTCGATTATTAGCCGAAGAACCTTATGGCATGTTGTTGGTAACAGGGCCAACCGGCAGCGGTAAAACCACCACGCTGTACGGCATTATTTCTGAGATTAATCACGGCACCGACAAAATCATCACCATTGAAGATCCCGTCGAATATCAGTTACCCGGTGTCTTACAAATCCCTGTCAATGAGAAAAAAGGACTGACCTTCGCCAAAGGTTTACGCTCTATTTTGCGTCATGATCCAGACAAAATCATGGTCGGTGAGATTCGTGATAATGAAACCGCACAAATCGCCGTGCAATCAGCGCTGACCGGTCACTTGGTGTTAACCACTGTGCACGCTAATAATGTGTTTGATGTGATTGGCCGTTTCACCAATATGGGGGTGGATCCGTATAACTTTGTTTCTGCCATGAATGGCATCCTGGCACAGCGACTGGTGCGGGTGAACTGTCCACATTGCCTGACAGAGGATAAGCCAGATGCAGCTTTGGTAGAAAAGTCAGGCTTAAACGCCGAGCAGATAAGCGACTTTCGTTTTAAAAAAGGACAAGGTTGTGGTCAGTGCCACGGATTAGGATTCAAAGGCCGGAAAGCGATTGCCGAATTATTGTGCTTTAACGATGAAATCCGCGAACTGATTGTTACGCGTCAACCGGTGAGAAAAATCAAAGAGGCAGCCTATGCCAATGGCACCAGAACGATGCGTGAAGCGGCATTGTTACTGGTGAAAAATGGTGAGACGACACTAGAGGAGATTAATCGTGTTACCACATTGGCTTAA
- a CDS encoding type II and III secretion system protein, with protein MQETQQQQYTDAEFIAAKRLIAYGQVDEGIAKLKQLTTQYPLNPEYRNTLKLQQEMKIAGLLQSAHTALDNHQPLVAEKTFNQVLALAPENQRALNGLKKVASAQKHETIIQSAEQAFAKQDFDTARSLVRVVLAEDSTNEAARQLFEKLDEQAIEKVTTVPHIKSAFKKSVSLEFNNAPIKSVFEYIGKAGDLNFTFDRELSDAMQTSIMLRDTPIKEAIDTILTTNQLGKKILNENTILIYPLSRSQEYEELYVRSFYLNNMDAKQALALLQTVLKVEDVYVDEKLNTLVMRDSLESIKTAEKLIASQDLVEPEVMLEVEVMEVNRRNLEEIGIRYPTSAALGVRGEDDVDGRLTLAELKEFNSGMGVFTVTDPVLALNLMQKDTDTNLLANPKIRVKNRDKAKIHVGDKVPVLTSVSNSTGFVSQSVSYIEVGIKLEVEPTILIQNQVSIKVKLEVSNIIDQITSSSGVVAYSIGSRNADTTLSLKDGETQILAGLFKDDETNTDYKVPGLSGLPFIGRFFTDKNKDRQKNEIVLLITPRILHNIVPANSVYTAFPSGINHSAKNGQGQYGGMPQPQPAYQPAYSSAPPPVVPTDDEKQRDNAKTAQEFADQILQKDSYGGM; from the coding sequence ATGCAGGAGACGCAACAGCAGCAATACACCGATGCCGAGTTTATCGCTGCAAAACGATTGATTGCTTATGGACAGGTGGATGAAGGCATTGCCAAATTAAAACAGTTAACCACGCAATACCCGCTTAACCCGGAATATCGCAATACCTTAAAACTGCAGCAGGAGATGAAAATCGCCGGGCTGTTACAGTCCGCTCATACGGCACTGGATAATCATCAACCATTAGTGGCTGAGAAAACCTTTAATCAGGTGTTGGCACTGGCACCCGAAAATCAACGCGCCCTAAATGGATTGAAAAAAGTGGCGAGTGCCCAAAAACACGAAACCATCATACAAAGTGCTGAACAGGCATTTGCCAAACAGGACTTTGATACTGCTCGTAGCTTAGTGCGTGTGGTGCTGGCGGAAGATTCAACCAATGAAGCGGCCAGACAGTTATTTGAAAAGCTCGATGAGCAGGCCATTGAGAAAGTCACTACGGTGCCACACATCAAATCGGCATTTAAAAAGTCGGTCAGTCTGGAATTTAACAATGCTCCTATCAAATCGGTTTTTGAGTATATCGGCAAAGCAGGGGATTTAAATTTCACCTTTGACCGTGAACTCAGCGATGCCATGCAAACCAGCATTATGCTGCGTGATACGCCTATCAAAGAAGCGATTGACACCATTCTGACGACAAATCAACTGGGTAAAAAAATCCTGAATGAAAACACCATTCTGATTTATCCATTAAGCCGTAGTCAGGAATACGAAGAGTTATATGTACGCAGCTTTTACCTGAACAATATGGATGCCAAACAAGCCCTGGCTTTGCTGCAAACGGTATTAAAAGTGGAAGATGTCTACGTTGATGAAAAGCTGAATACGCTGGTGATGCGAGACAGTCTGGAGTCGATAAAAACCGCTGAAAAACTGATTGCTTCTCAGGATCTGGTTGAACCAGAAGTGATGCTGGAAGTGGAGGTGATGGAAGTCAATCGCCGTAATCTGGAAGAGATTGGCATTCGTTATCCTACCTCGGCTGCGCTGGGTGTGCGTGGTGAAGATGATGTCGATGGGCGGCTGACATTGGCCGAGCTGAAAGAATTTAATTCCGGCATGGGGGTGTTCACGGTGACCGATCCGGTGCTGGCATTAAACCTGATGCAAAAAGACACCGATACCAATCTATTAGCCAACCCGAAAATACGAGTGAAAAACCGTGATAAAGCCAAGATCCATGTTGGCGATAAAGTGCCGGTATTAACCAGTGTGTCGAATTCAACGGGCTTTGTTTCCCAGTCGGTCAGTTACATTGAGGTGGGCATCAAACTGGAAGTGGAACCGACTATCCTGATTCAGAATCAAGTCTCGATTAAGGTCAAACTGGAAGTCAGTAATATCATTGACCAAATTACCTCCAGTAGTGGCGTGGTGGCCTATTCGATTGGTAGCCGTAATGCTGATACCACCTTGTCTTTAAAAGATGGTGAAACGCAGATTCTGGCAGGGTTATTCAAAGATGATGAGACCAATACCGACTACAAAGTACCAGGTTTATCGGGTTTGCCCTTTATTGGTCGTTTCTTCACCGATAAGAATAAAGACAGACAGAAAAACGAGATTGTCTTATTAATTACCCCACGCATTCTGCATAACATTGTGCCGGCAAACTCGGTGTATACCGCTTTCCCATCTGGGATTAACCATTCTGCGAAAAATGGGCAGGGTCAGTATGGAGGCATGCCACAGCCTCAGCCTGCGTATCAACCTGCTTACTCTTCAGCGCCACCGCCTGTGGTGCCCACAGATGACGAAAAGCAACGCGATAACGCCAAAACAGCTCAGGAGTTTGCTGATCAAATCCTGCAAAAAGATAGCTATGGAGGCATGTAA
- a CDS encoding type II secretion system protein: protein MPGNRKQQGFTLIELLVALTLLALIVSSAAPLVQLSAQRNKEQELKRALWQIRDAIDAYKQAVDDGRIELSDDASGYPESLQMLVDGVEDAQDPEHKKIYFLRRIPRDPFASDPSLSNAETWGLRSYESSFEDKSAGDDVYDVYSLSNGMGINQQPYKEW from the coding sequence ATGCCTGGAAACAGAAAACAGCAGGGTTTCACATTAATTGAGTTGTTAGTGGCGCTCACTTTATTAGCGCTGATTGTCAGCTCCGCAGCGCCTTTAGTGCAACTCAGTGCTCAACGTAATAAAGAGCAGGAACTAAAGCGGGCGCTCTGGCAAATACGCGATGCGATTGACGCCTATAAACAAGCGGTGGATGACGGACGAATTGAACTCTCTGATGACGCCTCGGGCTATCCGGAAAGCCTGCAAATGCTGGTGGATGGTGTCGAAGATGCACAAGATCCGGAACACAAAAAGATCTATTTCCTTAGACGTATTCCACGTGATCCGTTTGCCAGTGATCCCAGTTTAAGTAATGCCGAAACCTGGGGATTACGTAGTTACGAAAGTTCGTTTGAGGATAAATCTGCCGGTGATGATGTGTACGACGTGTACTCACTATCCAATGGAATGGGTATTAATCAACAGCCATACAAGGAATGGTAA
- a CDS encoding type II secretion system protein, with protein MKTNKGFTLVEILVVLTIIAILLSLVAPRYFASIDRSKEKVLRHDLIVMRSAIDQYFADRNAYPDTLEQLVEGRYLREVPVDPITERRDTWVFTPPKDSYYEGDIANVYSGSELISSEGTPYAEW; from the coding sequence ATGAAGACGAATAAAGGCTTTACCTTAGTGGAAATATTAGTGGTATTAACCATTATCGCCATTTTATTGAGTCTGGTGGCGCCACGTTATTTCGCCTCTATAGATCGTTCAAAAGAAAAAGTGCTACGTCATGATTTGATCGTCATGCGTAGTGCGATTGACCAATATTTTGCCGACAGAAATGCCTATCCGGACACCCTTGAGCAACTGGTTGAAGGGCGTTATTTACGTGAAGTGCCGGTAGACCCCATTACTGAACGACGTGACACATGGGTATTTACACCACCCAAAGACAGTTATTACGAAGGCGATATTGCCAATGTCTATAGCGGCTCGGAGTTGATCTCCTCGGAAGGAACCCCGTATGCCGAGTGGTAA